Proteins co-encoded in one Gleimia hominis genomic window:
- a CDS encoding DNA cytosine methyltransferase: MSELTLGSLFDGSGGFPLAGIQAGIRPVWASEIEPFPILVTTRRLPQLTHVGDVTGVNGADVDAVDVITFGSPCQDLSVAGKQAGLAGERSGLFFHAVRIIDQMRKATHGMFPRYAIWENVPGAFSSHKGSDFATVLTTLTRIVDPSTPDMPVPEGGWPYAGCVMGEGFSLAWRVLDAQHFGLAQRRRRIYLVADFAGRSAPEILFEPASLPRNPESCGTQEQDHAHTPEASLGGRSSSVMLLDHHPQDSRLTVNSSGVVQTLTARMGNSPTNVPILLDAPEERRVFGLNSIHQSRSGGGHYGYEAEVSKTLDLKGGEPTCNQGGMVILEPVYAASKADYFTRVTKDQAGALLATDYTDPPMVASSSLCPRRLTPVECARLQGFPDDWCDGLAIEDPTSEDIEYWTGIWATWNLARGVKPRTARQVTTWLENPTSDSAQYKLWGNAIALPVARHVLERLKNFARAGTG, translated from the coding sequence GTGAGTGAGTTGACGTTGGGTTCCTTGTTTGATGGCTCGGGTGGTTTCCCTCTCGCAGGTATTCAGGCGGGTATTCGTCCTGTGTGGGCGAGTGAAATCGAACCATTTCCGATTCTCGTTACGACCCGCCGCCTGCCGCAGCTCACTCATGTGGGTGATGTGACCGGGGTCAACGGGGCTGATGTTGATGCGGTGGATGTGATCACGTTTGGTTCTCCCTGCCAAGACCTATCCGTTGCAGGTAAACAAGCAGGCCTGGCGGGTGAACGCTCGGGTCTGTTCTTTCATGCTGTACGAATTATCGACCAGATGAGGAAAGCAACCCATGGAATGTTTCCACGCTACGCGATCTGGGAGAATGTCCCTGGCGCGTTCTCCTCACACAAAGGATCCGATTTCGCCACCGTCCTTACCACGCTCACGCGCATCGTCGACCCGAGCACGCCTGATATGCCTGTCCCTGAGGGTGGATGGCCGTACGCGGGATGTGTCATGGGTGAGGGATTCTCACTGGCATGGCGTGTACTCGATGCGCAACATTTCGGCCTCGCCCAACGACGCCGCCGCATCTACCTTGTCGCAGATTTTGCAGGCCGATCCGCACCCGAGATTCTTTTTGAGCCCGCGAGCTTGCCAAGGAATCCTGAATCGTGCGGCACGCAAGAACAAGACCATGCCCACACCCCTGAAGCAAGCCTTGGAGGCCGTAGCAGCTCGGTGATGTTGTTGGATCATCATCCGCAGGACTCGAGGTTGACCGTTAACTCCTCGGGGGTGGTGCAGACGCTGACTGCCCGGATGGGCAACTCACCCACCAACGTCCCCATCCTCCTCGACGCCCCAGAAGAACGCAGGGTGTTTGGCCTGAATTCGATCCACCAGTCCCGCAGCGGTGGCGGCCACTACGGCTACGAAGCGGAAGTGTCGAAAACCCTCGACTTGAAAGGCGGGGAGCCGACCTGCAATCAGGGCGGCATGGTCATCTTGGAGCCCGTCTATGCCGCATCCAAGGCCGACTATTTCACCCGCGTCACCAAGGATCAGGCAGGTGCGCTGCTGGCCACGGATTACACCGATCCGCCCATGGTCGCCAGCTCGTCGCTGTGCCCCAGGCGGTTGACGCCGGTCGAGTGTGCCCGGTTGCAGGGGTTTCCTGACGATTGGTGTGACGGTCTTGCTATCGAGGATCCGACAAGCGAGGACATCGAGTATTGGACGGGCATTTGGGCTACCTGGAACTTGGCGCGCGGCGTGAAACCACGAACCGCACGCCAAGTCACTACTTGGTTGGAGAATCCAACCAGTGATAGTGCCCAGTACAAGTTGTGGGGTAACGCGATCGCTTTGCCCGTTGCTCGCCACGTCCTTGAAAGACTGAAGAATTTTGCTCGCGCAGGGACTGGATAA
- a CDS encoding cell division protein produces MSDLHIEISEMLEAGINIWDIEEALDIARKWNFSLVAGAIEHDPHGYLRLVDSWFEQVTR; encoded by the coding sequence ATGAGTGATCTACATATCGAGATCAGCGAGATGCTGGAGGCAGGCATCAACATCTGGGACATTGAAGAAGCCCTCGACATTGCACGAAAGTGGAACTTCTCCCTGGTTGCCGGTGCGATCGAACACGACCCGCATGGCTATCTGCGACTGGTTGATTCTTGGTTTGAACAGGTGACCCGATGA
- a CDS encoding terminase large subunit, with product MRTLDTYTPTRFMAEGSTYDKRKADFAVAFIQALKHTKGRWAGKPFHLIDWQEQIIRDLFGTVKEDGYRQFTTAYVEIPKKQGKSELAAAVALLLTCGDGEERAEVYGCAADRQQASIVFEVAADMVRMSPALSKRVKILRSQKRIVYKPTNSFYQVLSAEAYSKHGFNISGVVFDELHTQPNRALFDVMTKGSGDARTQPLYFLITTAGTDTHSICYEQHEKALDVLAGKKVDPTFYPVIYGADREDDWTDEAVWAKANPSLGITVPIEKVRQACNSARQNPAEENTFRQLRLNQWVKQSVRWMPMHVWNNNSAPVDLSDLEGRVCYGGLDLASTTDITAFVLVFPPQTGDEPYVIAPWFWIPEDNLKLRVARDHVPYDLWHQQGFLQTTEGNVVHYGAIETFIETLGERFDIREIAFDRWGAVQMSQNLEGLGFTVVPFGQGFKDMSPPSKELMKLALEGRLAHGGHPVLSWMVDNIHVRTDPAGNIKPDKQKSTEKIDGVVATIMALDRAIRNGTGHVSGSVYDERGLFVI from the coding sequence ATGCGCACTCTCGACACCTACACGCCGACCCGGTTCATGGCCGAAGGCTCCACCTATGACAAGCGGAAGGCCGACTTCGCGGTCGCGTTCATCCAAGCCCTCAAGCACACCAAAGGGCGCTGGGCGGGCAAGCCGTTCCATCTCATCGACTGGCAGGAACAAATCATCCGTGACTTGTTCGGCACGGTCAAAGAAGACGGCTACCGCCAGTTCACCACCGCCTACGTCGAGATACCCAAGAAGCAGGGCAAATCAGAGCTCGCGGCCGCTGTCGCTCTGCTACTGACGTGCGGGGACGGTGAGGAGCGTGCCGAAGTGTACGGGTGCGCGGCGGATCGTCAGCAAGCGAGCATCGTGTTCGAAGTCGCCGCAGACATGGTGCGCATGAGCCCCGCCTTGTCCAAGCGGGTGAAGATCCTGCGCTCCCAGAAGCGCATCGTCTACAAGCCCACCAACTCCTTCTACCAAGTCCTCTCAGCAGAGGCGTATTCGAAGCATGGGTTCAACATTTCCGGGGTCGTGTTCGACGAGCTGCACACCCAACCCAACCGTGCCTTGTTCGATGTCATGACGAAAGGTTCAGGCGATGCCCGCACCCAGCCCCTGTACTTCCTGATCACCACCGCTGGCACCGACACACATTCGATCTGCTACGAGCAGCACGAGAAAGCCCTCGATGTGCTGGCCGGCAAGAAGGTTGATCCGACGTTCTACCCGGTCATTTACGGCGCGGACCGCGAGGATGACTGGACCGACGAGGCCGTGTGGGCGAAAGCCAACCCTTCGCTGGGGATCACGGTGCCGATTGAGAAGGTTCGCCAAGCCTGCAACTCGGCCAGGCAGAATCCGGCTGAGGAGAACACGTTCCGGCAGCTGCGCCTGAACCAGTGGGTGAAGCAGTCAGTGCGGTGGATGCCCATGCACGTGTGGAACAACAACTCGGCTCCCGTAGACCTGTCCGATCTGGAAGGCCGGGTCTGTTACGGCGGCCTCGACCTCGCGAGCACGACGGACATCACCGCGTTCGTCCTCGTCTTCCCACCCCAGACCGGTGATGAGCCGTATGTGATCGCACCCTGGTTTTGGATCCCCGAAGACAACCTCAAACTGCGGGTGGCTCGTGACCACGTGCCCTACGACCTCTGGCACCAGCAAGGCTTCCTGCAGACCACCGAGGGCAACGTCGTCCACTACGGCGCAATCGAAACCTTCATCGAAACCCTTGGTGAGCGGTTTGATATTCGGGAGATTGCTTTCGACCGGTGGGGCGCAGTCCAAATGAGCCAAAACCTCGAAGGACTCGGCTTCACCGTCGTTCCCTTCGGGCAGGGTTTCAAAGACATGAGCCCGCCGTCGAAGGAGCTGATGAAGCTCGCGCTGGAGGGCAGGTTGGCGCATGGCGGACATCCGGTACTGTCGTGGATGGTCGATAACATTCACGTGCGTACCGACCCAGCAGGAAACATCAAACCCGACAAGCAAAAGAGCACCGAGAAGATCGACGGCGTGGTCGCCACCATCATGGCGTTGGATCGCGCCATTCGAAACGGCACCGGACATGTGAGCGGCAGCGTTTATGACGAGCGCGGATTATTCGTTATTTAG
- a CDS encoding phage portal protein has product MGFLNWLRGDTARSVDDNAISSGYSFFFGATSSGRPVTERSAMQMTAVYSCVRILAEAIAGLPLHVYQQDADGAKVKAFDHPLYRLLHDEPNPEMTSFVFRETLMTHLLLWGNAFAQVIRNGRDEVIGLYPLMPNRMTVGRDEAGRLYYEYQRTWDEPTGRYETITLAARDVLHIPGLGFDGLVGYSPIAMAKNAIGLAQATEDYGASFFANGAAPGGVLEHPGTIKDPARVRESWQATFGGARNGNKIAVLEEGMKYTPISVSPEQAQFLETRKFQINEIARIFRIPPHMIGDLEKSSFSNIEQQSLEFVKYTLDPWVIRFEQAITKTLLSPREKPQIYVKFNLEGLLRGDYESRMNGYAVARQNGWMSANDIRELENLDKIPAEAGGDLYLVNGNMLPLGLAGAYAQTTESEPEPEPAEEPMSESSVRRRI; this is encoded by the coding sequence ATGGGTTTTCTGAATTGGTTGCGTGGCGACACTGCCCGCTCCGTTGACGATAACGCGATCAGCTCTGGTTATAGCTTTTTCTTTGGGGCGACGTCTTCTGGGCGTCCGGTGACGGAACGCTCGGCGATGCAGATGACTGCGGTGTATTCGTGTGTGCGGATTTTGGCTGAAGCTATCGCGGGCCTGCCGTTGCATGTCTATCAGCAAGACGCTGATGGCGCGAAGGTGAAGGCGTTCGATCATCCGTTGTATCGGTTGCTGCATGATGAGCCGAATCCAGAGATGACGAGCTTCGTGTTCCGCGAAACGTTGATGACCCACCTACTGCTCTGGGGTAATGCGTTTGCTCAGGTGATCCGTAACGGCCGCGACGAGGTCATCGGCCTGTATCCGCTCATGCCCAACCGCATGACCGTCGGACGCGACGAAGCCGGGCGTTTGTATTACGAGTATCAGCGCACATGGGACGAACCAACAGGAAGATACGAGACCATCACGTTGGCCGCGCGCGATGTCCTCCATATTCCCGGCCTGGGCTTTGACGGCCTGGTTGGTTATAGCCCGATTGCGATGGCGAAAAACGCCATCGGCCTCGCCCAAGCAACAGAAGACTACGGCGCATCGTTTTTTGCTAACGGTGCTGCTCCTGGTGGGGTGTTGGAGCATCCGGGCACGATCAAAGACCCCGCCAGAGTTAGGGAGTCCTGGCAGGCAACGTTCGGCGGCGCACGGAACGGCAACAAGATCGCGGTACTGGAAGAGGGCATGAAATACACGCCCATCTCCGTCAGCCCAGAACAAGCTCAATTCCTTGAAACGAGGAAGTTTCAGATCAACGAGATCGCCCGCATTTTCCGTATTCCGCCGCACATGATCGGCGACCTCGAAAAATCCTCGTTTTCCAATATTGAGCAGCAGTCGTTGGAGTTTGTGAAGTACACGCTTGATCCGTGGGTGATCCGCTTCGAACAAGCCATCACCAAAACCCTGCTCAGCCCGCGCGAGAAGCCGCAGATCTATGTGAAGTTCAACCTCGAAGGCTTGCTGCGTGGGGATTACGAATCCCGAATGAATGGGTATGCGGTGGCCCGGCAGAACGGGTGGATGAGCGCCAACGATATCCGCGAACTAGAAAACCTCGACAAGATCCCTGCCGAAGCTGGCGGCGACCTCTACCTAGTCAACGGCAATATGCTCCCGCTCGGTCTCGCAGGGGCATACGCGCAGACAACCGAGTCTGAACCAGAGCCTGAACCGGCTGAGGAACCTATGAGTGAATCTTCTGTAAGGAGGAGGATATGA
- a CDS encoding head maturation protease, ClpP-related, with translation MRRFWNWLTPEPHNTDPDASSVRVLRISGTIAEESWFDDDITPAIFAAELNAGSGPVTIWLNSPGGDVVAAAQIYNMLIDYPGEVTVNIDGIAASAASVIAMAASTVAMSPVSMLMIHNPATMAVGDKDELARAMSMLDSVKDSILNAYQEKTNLSRAKLSKLMDAETWMDARAAIDMGFADELLTGQRNPAFAVEPKKPDDDPDDDPDDEDEVDSPDDPDEDDDEELKRQVFPPKNVGQGTVFSRRAAEQKLVAHLTATSPPKPVRPPHPTATPAVPVGRRVLDLYAELANQPH, from the coding sequence ATGAGACGTTTTTGGAACTGGCTCACACCCGAGCCACACAACACTGACCCGGACGCAAGTAGTGTCCGGGTTTTGCGTATTAGCGGCACAATCGCTGAAGAATCCTGGTTCGATGATGACATCACACCCGCCATCTTCGCAGCCGAACTCAACGCGGGTAGCGGGCCGGTGACGATCTGGCTCAACAGCCCGGGTGGTGATGTTGTGGCTGCGGCGCAGATCTACAACATGCTCATCGACTACCCAGGCGAGGTGACCGTCAATATCGACGGTATCGCCGCATCGGCCGCGTCCGTGATTGCAATGGCCGCATCCACCGTGGCTATGAGTCCGGTTTCGATGCTCATGATTCATAACCCAGCGACGATGGCGGTTGGCGATAAGGACGAACTCGCACGTGCGATGAGCATGCTTGATTCGGTCAAAGACTCGATCCTGAATGCCTACCAGGAAAAGACGAACCTGAGCCGGGCGAAGCTGTCCAAGCTCATGGATGCCGAGACGTGGATGGATGCCCGTGCCGCGATTGACATGGGTTTCGCCGACGAACTCCTCACCGGCCAGCGCAACCCCGCCTTCGCGGTCGAACCCAAGAAGCCCGACGATGACCCGGATGACGACCCAGATGATGAGGACGAGGTCGACTCTCCAGACGATCCAGACGAAGACGACGATGAGGAGCTGAAGCGGCAGGTGTTCCCACCCAAGAACGTGGGACAAGGCACGGTGTTTTCACGCCGAGCAGCCGAGCAAAAACTCGTCGCACACCTGACCGCCACATCACCGCCGAAGCCGGTGCGACCACCACACCCCACCGCTACTCCCGCCGTGCCTGTTGGTCGGCGGGTTCTTGATTTGTACGCCGAACTAGCTAACCAACCCCACTGA
- a CDS encoding phage major capsid protein — MSTSLSVSDLRTKRADVWEKAKAFLDERRDATSGCLSAEDDQAYAKMEAEIDCLTNEIARSERALRRDADLAKATNTPLTSMPGMNPDDEAKPTAPRATASYKRAFWDAMRLNISPMEVRNALSEGVDTEGGYLVPDEFERTLISSLEDQNIMRSLAKVIQTTSGDRKIPVVSTHGTAGWLDEGKPYTESDEAFTQVTLSAFKLGTFLKISEELLNDSAFNVEQYLAAEFARRIGAAEEEAFLTGDGKGKPTGIFAATGGGEKALTTGKASDITADELIDLHYGLRGPYRKNAVWLMNDSTVKTIRKLKDGNGQYLWQPALTTGTPDLVLGRPVHTSTFVPEIKAGASTVAFGDLSYYWIADRQGRSFKRLNELFATTGQVGFLASQRLDGKLVLPEAIKVLTQKTGA, encoded by the coding sequence ATGTCTACTTCACTTTCTGTTTCTGACCTTCGTACCAAGCGCGCAGATGTTTGGGAGAAGGCGAAGGCCTTCCTCGATGAGCGCCGCGATGCTACATCGGGCTGCTTGTCGGCTGAAGATGATCAGGCTTACGCGAAGATGGAAGCCGAGATCGATTGTCTCACCAATGAAATCGCCCGTTCCGAACGTGCACTGCGCCGCGACGCCGACCTCGCCAAGGCAACCAACACGCCGCTGACCTCAATGCCAGGCATGAACCCTGATGATGAAGCCAAGCCGACTGCACCTCGAGCAACCGCCTCGTATAAGCGGGCGTTTTGGGATGCGATGCGACTGAACATTTCACCGATGGAAGTACGCAACGCACTGTCCGAGGGCGTCGATACCGAGGGCGGCTATCTGGTGCCTGACGAGTTTGAACGCACGCTGATCTCCTCACTGGAAGATCAGAACATCATGCGCTCCTTGGCGAAGGTCATTCAAACCACCAGCGGGGATCGGAAGATCCCGGTCGTCTCCACGCATGGTACTGCTGGGTGGCTCGATGAAGGCAAGCCATATACAGAGTCAGATGAAGCCTTCACGCAGGTGACGCTGAGCGCGTTTAAGCTCGGCACCTTCCTCAAAATTTCAGAGGAACTCTTGAACGATAGCGCGTTTAATGTCGAGCAGTACCTGGCGGCGGAGTTTGCTCGCCGTATCGGCGCTGCCGAAGAAGAAGCCTTCCTCACCGGGGACGGAAAGGGCAAGCCCACCGGTATTTTCGCAGCCACTGGTGGTGGTGAGAAGGCACTGACTACGGGCAAGGCGAGCGATATTACGGCTGATGAACTCATCGATCTGCACTACGGTTTGCGCGGCCCGTATCGGAAGAACGCGGTATGGCTGATGAACGACTCGACCGTGAAAACCATCCGCAAGCTCAAGGACGGCAACGGCCAGTATCTGTGGCAGCCAGCCCTGACCACAGGAACCCCAGACCTTGTCCTTGGCCGCCCCGTCCACACGAGCACCTTCGTGCCGGAAATCAAGGCTGGTGCGTCCACGGTTGCTTTCGGTGACTTGTCGTATTACTGGATCGCCGACCGCCAGGGACGCTCGTTTAAGCGGCTGAACGAGTTGTTCGCCACCACCGGGCAGGTCGGATTCCTCGCCTCGCAGCGACTGGACGGCAAGCTCGTCCTACCCGAAGCGATCAAAGTTCTGACCCAAAAGACTGGAGCCTAA
- a CDS encoding head-tail connector protein → MTTTELTSQVKANLLITFDDDDKLLVALVNAATSYACSFQHLPENHYETHDMSGATRQGVVMLASHFYESRDGSTAGFWADKPDAAKAVWSAVNNLLRLDRDWKV, encoded by the coding sequence ATGACCACAACAGAGCTTACCTCGCAGGTGAAGGCGAACCTGCTCATCACCTTCGACGATGACGACAAGCTGCTTGTCGCATTGGTGAATGCGGCCACCTCCTACGCATGTTCTTTCCAGCACCTGCCCGAAAACCACTACGAGACACACGACATGTCTGGGGCAACCAGGCAGGGCGTTGTCATGCTCGCCTCGCATTTCTACGAGTCGCGTGATGGTTCCACGGCAGGGTTCTGGGCAGATAAACCGGATGCCGCTAAAGCGGTGTGGAGCGCGGTGAACAATCTGCTGCGTCTGGATCGGGATTGGAAGGTGTAG
- a CDS encoding phage head completion protein produces the protein MASLGSMRTTIDLIIPVVVRDKAGFTTTRDEVKATARAQIEVRHASSAWVNRAAYSQADVLFRIRTIPGLSVTTDMQISGPEGRYVIDAVEVIGRYVEILAHQTTPEGEPRG, from the coding sequence ATGGCTTCTTTGGGATCCATGCGCACCACGATCGACCTCATCATCCCGGTCGTCGTCCGCGATAAGGCGGGGTTCACCACCACACGCGATGAAGTGAAGGCGACGGCGCGGGCGCAGATCGAGGTGCGGCACGCATCGAGCGCGTGGGTGAACCGGGCAGCGTACTCACAGGCCGACGTTCTCTTCCGCATCCGCACCATCCCCGGACTATCCGTGACCACTGATATGCAGATCAGCGGACCCGAGGGCAGGTATGTGATCGACGCCGTCGAAGTCATCGGCCGCTACGTCGAGATTCTCGCCCACCAGACCACGCCCGAAGGAGAGCCCCGTGGCTAG
- a CDS encoding HK97-gp10 family putative phage morphogenesis protein: MARVQIRLPNAFIDSLDAASRVLETSADEVLEAGAAVVEPRMRANLTGAIGRATKNPSRSTGQLLAALGTTSVKVNSRGDHNIKVGFAENRRDGRANALIANVLEHGRSNQPARPFLAPTRSQTRRGAIEAMKTALTARIEQVKP; the protein is encoded by the coding sequence GTGGCTAGAGTTCAGATTCGCTTGCCAAACGCGTTCATTGATTCCCTTGATGCTGCCAGCCGCGTGCTGGAAACCTCGGCTGATGAGGTGTTGGAGGCGGGGGCTGCGGTGGTTGAGCCGCGTATGCGAGCAAACCTCACCGGCGCGATCGGACGCGCCACCAAGAATCCCTCGCGTTCAACAGGACAGCTTCTCGCTGCGCTTGGTACGACCTCGGTGAAAGTAAACAGCCGAGGCGATCACAACATTAAGGTTGGCTTCGCTGAGAACCGCCGCGACGGCAGAGCGAATGCGTTGATCGCCAACGTCCTCGAACACGGCCGATCCAACCAACCTGCGCGCCCGTTTCTTGCACCCACACGGTCGCAAACACGGCGTGGTGCAATCGAGGCCATGAAAACGGCGTTGACGGCGCGGATTGAGCAGGTCAAACCATGA
- a CDS encoding major tail protein: MATIGLDKLYYATITENPDTGEETYAKPKPLAKAISAELSVEVAEAILYADDGPSEIVKEFKSGTLTLGIDDLGGEAAAALTGASVDSNGVLISASEDGGSPVAIGFRAARSNGKYQYFWLYRVKFALPTETLATKADSITFSTPSIEGTILRRNKPDTKGRHPWKAEVTEGSTGVKPETITNWYAQVYEPATTSAKPASNS, from the coding sequence ATGGCAACTATTGGTTTAGACAAGCTCTACTACGCCACGATCACCGAAAACCCCGATACGGGTGAGGAAACCTACGCCAAACCCAAACCGCTGGCCAAAGCTATCTCCGCTGAACTCTCCGTCGAGGTGGCTGAAGCGATCCTGTATGCCGATGACGGCCCTTCCGAGATCGTCAAGGAATTCAAATCCGGAACCCTCACTTTGGGGATTGATGATCTGGGTGGTGAAGCAGCCGCCGCCTTGACTGGCGCGAGCGTGGATTCTAACGGGGTGCTCATCTCAGCCTCCGAGGACGGTGGGTCTCCAGTGGCGATAGGTTTCCGAGCCGCACGAAGCAATGGGAAGTATCAGTATTTCTGGCTGTACCGTGTCAAGTTCGCCCTGCCAACAGAAACGCTGGCCACCAAGGCTGACTCGATCACGTTCTCCACCCCGAGCATTGAGGGCACGATTCTGCGCCGCAACAAGCCGGATACAAAGGGGCGTCATCCGTGGAAGGCCGAAGTCACCGAAGGCAGCACCGGGGTCAAGCCCGAGACGATCACGAACTGGTATGCGCAAGTCTATGAACCCGCCACCACCAGCGCGAAACCCGCATCCAACAGCTAG
- a CDS encoding alpha/beta fold hydrolase, which yields MSIPVLFLHGLGETPQAWNGVINEFESIDALTPTVFGQPSGMPWSLHERTDELAASLNDPVDVVGLSLGAVMGLDLAIRHPHMVRSLFLSAPQARPPKVLMCIQSVLMRVLPERLVCPPQISKQQLLEILRQISAIDFEPELGNIAVPTTIACGSKDRANLPAARTISQQIPPARLIVVPDAGHQWHQSMPTQFAHELKAHWNSI from the coding sequence ATGAGCATTCCGGTGCTTTTCCTCCACGGACTTGGTGAGACCCCGCAAGCCTGGAATGGTGTCATCAACGAGTTCGAGAGCATTGACGCGCTCACGCCCACTGTTTTCGGTCAGCCATCAGGAATGCCATGGTCGTTACATGAGCGCACGGACGAACTCGCCGCATCACTGAATGATCCAGTCGACGTGGTTGGATTATCTCTTGGTGCGGTGATGGGTCTTGATCTGGCTATACGGCACCCGCACATGGTTCGCTCCCTGTTTCTTTCAGCTCCGCAGGCGCGCCCTCCTAAAGTATTGATGTGCATTCAAAGCGTTCTCATGCGAGTCTTGCCTGAGCGTCTCGTGTGCCCACCACAGATTTCCAAGCAACAGTTGCTGGAAATCCTGCGTCAAATATCAGCCATTGATTTTGAGCCAGAGCTTGGAAATATCGCGGTTCCAACGACGATTGCGTGCGGCTCGAAAGACCGTGCGAATCTTCCTGCCGCCCGCACCATCAGCCAACAGATCCCACCAGCCCGCCTCATCGTTGTGCCAGACGCGGGTCATCAGTGGCATCAATCAATGCCCACGCAATTCGCTCACGAACTAAAAGCCCACTGGAACAGTATCTAA